A single region of the Theileria annulata chromosome 4, complete sequence, *** SEQUENCING IN PROGRESS *** genome encodes:
- a CDS encoding endonuclease (xp-g/RAD2 homologue), putative (Tap349h10.p1c.C.cand.18 - score = 64.48;~SMART XPGN (SM00485) at aa 64-159, E()=5.25e-13; XPGI (SM00484) at aa 597-665, E()=9.56e-25; HhH2 (SM00279) at aa 667-700, E()=1.02e-10) — translation MSDNTIPPADLNTALNLLVLTMLNEQVKKVCFNKCFPSKFDDKLNKNEQICIAKCMDRMYEAHTILSQAVSEASKNITNSQQVESLFGKVCAIDGSFWISHCLASESNMRHGGDIVAVFFLRICYLLDRGIKPVFVFDGCSPFAKMKTIIRRKIAREKSETNHKLMAFKLLALQMKNTSRHNKPKPTENDRIHFGPSKNFNGVNSPPVTDSLHVLPTDVCVDEGDDPATNSLKELIEDDLTDEKEKEETNPNYDELLELFSEEFDPKEDSQGTLEYYNDLMSSTDVNYENEISSIKNSEYLSNKTKFELMNAVRERFIQDDMNECIRIKDDIDQYSNYQIKSYIRGLRINNEIEGFRSEVTKDMLNIQHLPGESNIGYSHNTRLGFDFCNYNRYFGRKLMNNLDPEIEYPIKTDPKEEIECIENKPKELVDKALFETDDDIFGKEFMSDINEKSQESSKNTVKNDFRSSDTTELNNLSPIEITSSPEKLKSDPKIDSRDPKIDKSHNNYFLALYRKYFKDLQMGEDLKESESKLESEFNLEVKESEIPTENNEIEGEETEEYITESSRVVGYEYTDSHSVSLNHKHPYYENIHKLLDHFGVPYIVAPSEAESQCAYMNRSGKCYAVISDDSDSLVFGAKCLLKNFYNDKVFELYKLDRIRRELGIGRKQLALIAIICGCDYTNGVKGIGIVNALEVIKAYPTFEDLYDFRDWATSDLSVKGAVTDECPIRKSYKLAHVNYRVNWTFSPDFPNREAYNMFLNPSVTDSYKLEWRPPDVNSLISFMGRKSILPLDQVKECLRMLSLRKSQQFIIEDIMPEIRANPYVKSSLKNYRKTLNTNLSAFRKALSNIKMKSKFNVNTTMVYERNHTLSKIRSKRMKDSIKVIRSRGRKKHFNFNLL, via the exons atgtcAGACAACACAATTCCTCCCGCTGACTTAAATACAGCATTGAACCTTCTGGTTCTTACTATGCTCAACGag CAAGTGAAAAAAGTGTGCTTTAACAAGTGTTTCCCATCAAAATTCGACgataaactaaataaaaacGAACAGATTTGTATCGCAAAGTGCATGGACagaat GTACGAAGCTCACACAATACTATCGCAGGCGGTTTCAGAAGCATCTAagaatattacaaattcaCAACA AGTTGAATCGCTCTTCGGCAAAGTTTGCGCAATTGATGGAAGTTTTTGGATCAGCCATTGTCTAGCGTCAGAATCCAACATGAGGCATGGCGGAGATATAGTTGCTGTGTTCTTTCTGAGGATTTGCTATCTTCTTGATAGGGGAATCAAACCGGTGTTTGTATTTGATGGATGCTCTCCATTTGCTAAAATGAAAACTATTATTAGGCGGAAAATCGCAAGAGAAAAATCAGAAACTAACCACAAATTGATGGCATTCAAACTGCTTGCCCTACAAATGAAAAACACTTCAAGGCATAATAAACCTAAGCCTACTGAAAATGATAGAATTCATTTTGGGCCTTccaaaaattttaatggtGTCAATTCTCCTCCTGTTACTGATTCTCTTCACGTCCTTCCCACCGACGTTTGTGTTGATGAAGGTGATGATCCCGCCACAAATTCGTTAAAAGAACTAATTGAAGACGATTTAACAGATGAAAAGGAAAAGGAAGAAACAAATCCAAATTATGATGAGCTCTTGGAACTTTTTTCAGAAGAATTTGATCCAAAAGAAGATTCTCAAGGGACtttagaatattataatgACTTAATGTCATCCACAGatgtaaattatgaaaatgaGATTTCATCAATAAAGAACTCAGAGTATTTGTCAAATAAGACTAAATTTGAGCTTATGAATGCAGTTAGAGAAAGGTTTATCCAGGACGATATGAATGAATGCATAAGGATTAAGGATGATATTGATCAATATTCCAACTACCaaattaaatcatataTCAGAGGACtaagaattaataatgaaattgaaggTTTTAGGTCAGAAGTGACAAAGGATATGCTAAACATACAACATCTTCCAGGAGAGTCAAATATAGGATATAGTCATAACACTAGACTGGGTTTTGATTTCTGTAACTATAACAGATACTTTGGAAGAAAATTGATGAATAATCTGGATCCAGAAATTGAATATCCAATTAAAACAGACCCGAAGGAAGAGATTGAAtgtattgaaaataaaccAAAGGAACTGGTTGACAAGGCATTATTTGAAACAGACGATGATATTTTCGGCAAGGAATTCATGTCAgatattaatgaaaaatcaCAAGAATCTTCTAAAAACACtgttaaaaatgatttcaGGTCTTCTGATACAACTGAATTGAACAATTTATCACCAATTGAAATAACCAGTTCACCAGAAAAATTGAAATCCGACCCTAAAATTGATAGTCGAGACCCTAAAATTGACAAATCACACAATAACTATTTTTTGGCTCtgtatagaaaatatttcaaaGATTTGCAGATGGGAGAGGATTTGAAAGAGTCGGAGTCTAAACTTGAGAGTGAATTTAATTTGGAAGTCAAGGAATCAGAGATACCTACTGAGAATAATGAAATAGAAGGGGAAGAAACTGAAGaatatattacagaaaGTTCAAGAGTAGTTGGCTATGAATATACAGATTCCCATTCAGTATCATTAAATCATAAACATCCttattatgaaaatatcCATAAATTACTTGACCATTTTGGAGTGCCGTACATAGTGGCGCCGTCAGAGGCTGAGTCTCAGTGTGCATATATGAATAGGAGTGGGAAGTGTTACGCAGTTATTTCAGATGACTCAGACTCTCTGGTCTTTGGAGCCAAGTGCCTCTTGAAAAATTTCTACAACGATAAGGTGTTTGAGCTGTATAAGCTGGACAGGATCAGAAGAGAGTTGGGGATAGGAAGGAAACAGTTGGCGTTAATTGCAATCATTTGTGGCTGTGATTACACTAACGGAGTTAAAGGGATAGGGATAGTAAATGCTCTAGAAGTTATTAAAGCTTACCCAACGTTTGAGGATCTGTATGACTTCAGAGATTGGGCAACAAGTGACCTTAGCGTAAAGGGCGCAGTAACAGATGAATGTCCTATCAGGAAATCATACAAACTTGCACATGTTAATTATAGAGTAAATTGGACCTTTAGCCCAGATTTCCCAAATCGAGAAGCCTACAACATGTTCCTTAACCCATCAGTAACAGATTCTTACAAACTCGAGTGGAGACCACCAGAtgtaaattcattaattagttttatGGGCAGAAAGTCAATATTGCCGTTGGATCAAGTGAAAGAGTGCCTAAGAATGCTATCATTAAGGAAATCCCAGCAATTTATTATCGAGGATATTATGCCTGAAATCAGGGCGAATCCATACGTAAAGAGctcattaaaaaattacagGAAAACACTAAACACTAATTTATCAGCATTTAGGAAAGCATTATcgaatattaaaatgaagTCCAAGTTCAATGTTAATACGACCATGGTTTATGAGCGTAACCACACATTGTCGAAAATCAGATCAAAAAGAATGAAAGATTCAATCAAAGTAATTAGAAGTCGAGGTCGCaaaaaacattttaattttaatttattataa
- a CDS encoding uncharacterized protein (Tap349h10.p1c.cand.214 - score = 13.22) has product MGFSHSNHSLTNLNNLSTLTINLLDEIISVFSLNCISPWTYDPDDENNLGLLPASRFVNVSRQIGLTFTPSESRSINKELKLKGIEFIDVDTFVQLLDNKIRLDSDIKSKVPEFTSVEDFLGPKLDECYTILDWQKNGKLPSSDLKHMLSCFDEGQFDSSKLNTLFKSAGLTNKRIISKDDFRAMFLPISDTSFFSVRLFDEHKPS; this is encoded by the coding sequence atggGTTTTAGTCATTCAAATCACTCTCTAACAAacctaaataatttatcaacattaactataaatttGCTCGACGAAATCATATCTGTATTCTCTCTGAATTGTATCTCTCCATGGACTTACGACCctgatgatgaaaataatttaggaCTTCTTCCAGCGTCCCGTTTTGTTAACGTATCGAGGCAGATTGGACTCACATTTACACCTTCTGAGTCAAGGTCAATTAATAAGGAGCTTAAGCTAAAAGGCATTGAGTTTATTGACGTGGATACATTCGTTCAGCttttagataataaaattaggCTGGATAGTGATATTAAGTCAAAAGTTCCTGAATTCACCTCTGTCGAAGACTTTTTAGGCCCTAAACTTGACGAATGTTATACCATTTTGGATTGGCAGAAAAACGGTAAACTCCCCTCATCTGACCTAAAGCATATGCTTTCCTGCTTTGACGAAGGTCAATTTGACTCTTCTAAACTTAATACACTTTTTAAAAGTGCTGGACTCACAAATAAGAGGATTATTAGTAAGGATGATTTCAGAGCTATGTTTCTACCTATCAGTGATACATCATTTTTCTCAGTAAGACTTTTCGATGAACACAAACCATCATAA
- a CDS encoding uncharacterized protein (Tap349h10.p1c.cand.215 - score = 11.51), producing MENTNNSQDSNPSVNKRLPRSQKKRLKREKKRLGRRLKRSEVKKRRKSVIRAERDKFLSSLSPDERETYISNLRVTNYEKSVNLNNFLETAHREGLPICIDCSFGDDMNSKVLKS from the exons atgGAAAACACAAATAATTCACAAGATTCGAATCCTAGTGTAAACAAGAGGTTACCTAGAAGCCAGAAAAAACGTTTAAAGAGGGAGAAAAAACGCTTAGGTCGCAGACTCAAGAGATCTGAAGTCAAAAAGAGGAGGAAATCTGTTATCCGTGCTGAACGAGATAAGtttttatcatctttatctccag ATGAACGGGAAACTTATATTTCCAATTTGAGGGTTACAAATTATGAGAAATCAGTAAACCTGAACAATTTTCTAGAAACTGCTCATAGAGAAGGCCTGCCAATTTGCATAGACTGCAGTTTTGGTGATGACATGAATTCAAAGGTACTAAaatcataa